One part of the Pelodiscus sinensis isolate JC-2024 chromosome 16, ASM4963464v1, whole genome shotgun sequence genome encodes these proteins:
- the ARPC1A gene encoding actin-related protein 2/3 complex subunit 1A isoform X1, whose amino-acid sequence MSLHQFLLEPITCHAWNRDRTQIAISPNNHEVHIYKKSGNQWVKAHELKEHNGHITGIDWAPKSDRIVTCGADRNAYVWSQKDGVWKPTLVILRINRAATFVKWSPLENKFAVGSGARLISVCYFESENDWWVSKHIKKPIRSTVLSLDWHPNNVLLAAGSCDFKCRVFSAYIKEVDEKPASTPWGSKMPFGQLMSEFGGTGSGGWVHSVSFSASGNRLAWVSHDSTVSVADASKNMMVSQLKTEFLPFLSVSFVSENSVVAAGHDCCPMLFNCDDRGSLTFVSKLDIPKQSIQRNISAMERFRNMDKRATTEDRNTTLETLHQNSITQVSIYEIDKRDCRKFCTTGIDGAMTIWDFKLPTTRSSQTWRMAPGAPSHHRP is encoded by the exons ATGTCTCTACATCAATTTTTACTAGAACCAATCACCTGCCATGCCTGGAACAGAGATCGTACTC AAATTGCCATTAGCCCTAATAATCATGAAGTTCACATCTATAAGAAGAGCGGAAACCAGTGGGTAAAAGCTCATGAACTAAAGGAACACAATGGACACATTACAG GTATTGATTGGGCTCCCAAGAGCGATCGCATTGTAACTTGTGGTGCAGACCGTAATGCCTACGTCTGGAGTCAGAAAGACGGCGTGTGGAAGCCAACTCTAGTGATTCTGAGAATTAATCGTGCGGCCACCTTTGTAAAGTGGTCTCCTTTGGAGAATAAATTTGCTGTAGGAAGTGGAGCTCGACTCATATCAGTGTGCTACTTTGAGTCTGAAAATGACTG GTGGGTGAGCAAACACATTAAAAAGCCTATTCGCTCCACTGTCCTAAGTCTGGACTGGCACCCTAATAATGTCTTGCTGGCTGCAGGCTCCTGTGACTTCAAATGCAG aGTGTTTTCTGCTTACATTAAAGAAGTGGATGAAAAGCCAGCCAGCACACCATGGGGCTCAAAGATGCCCTTTGGGCAGTTGATGTCAGAGTTTGGCGGCACTGGAAGTGGTGGATGGGTGCATAGTGTCAGTTTTTCTGCCAGTGGTAACCGCCTAGCCTGGGTCAGCCATGATAGCACTGTGTCCGTTGCTGATGCTTCAAAAAATATGAT GGTTTCACAGCTGAAAACAGAGTTCCTCCCATTCCTGAGTGTGTCATTTGTCTCTGAGAACAGCGTGGTGGCAGCC GGCCATGATTGCTGTCCAATGCTCTTTAACTGTGATGATCGTGGCTCGCTGACCTTCGTTTCCAAACTAGACATTCCAAAGCAGAGCATCCAGCGCAATATTTCTGCCATGGAGCGCTTCCGCAACATGGACAAGAGAGCCACTACAGAGGATCGTAACACTACTTTGGAGACACTGCATCAAAACAGCATCAC CCAAGTGTCTATTTATGAGATAGACAAGCGAGATTGTCGCAAGTTCTGCACCACTGGCATTGATGGAGCAATGACCATCTGGGATTTCAAG cttcCAACCACAAGGAGCTCCCAGACATGGAGGATGGCCCCTGGAGCTCCAAGCCATCACAG
- the ARPC1A gene encoding actin-related protein 2/3 complex subunit 1A isoform X2, giving the protein MSLHQFLLEPITCHAWNRDRTQIAISPNNHEVHIYKKSGNQWVKAHELKEHNGHITGIDWAPKSDRIVTCGADRNAYVWSQKDGVWKPTLVILRINRAATFVKWSPLENKFAVGSGARLISVCYFESENDWWVSKHIKKPIRSTVLSLDWHPNNVLLAAGSCDFKCRVFSAYIKEVDEKPASTPWGSKMPFGQLMSEFGGTGSGGWVHSVSFSASGNRLAWVSHDSTVSVADASKNMMVSQLKTEFLPFLSVSFVSENSVVAAGHDCCPMLFNCDDRGSLTFVSKLDIPKQSIQRNISAMERFRNMDKRATTEDRNTTLETLHQNSITQVSIYEIDKRDCRKFCTTGIDGAMTIWDFKTLESSIQGLRIM; this is encoded by the exons ATGTCTCTACATCAATTTTTACTAGAACCAATCACCTGCCATGCCTGGAACAGAGATCGTACTC AAATTGCCATTAGCCCTAATAATCATGAAGTTCACATCTATAAGAAGAGCGGAAACCAGTGGGTAAAAGCTCATGAACTAAAGGAACACAATGGACACATTACAG GTATTGATTGGGCTCCCAAGAGCGATCGCATTGTAACTTGTGGTGCAGACCGTAATGCCTACGTCTGGAGTCAGAAAGACGGCGTGTGGAAGCCAACTCTAGTGATTCTGAGAATTAATCGTGCGGCCACCTTTGTAAAGTGGTCTCCTTTGGAGAATAAATTTGCTGTAGGAAGTGGAGCTCGACTCATATCAGTGTGCTACTTTGAGTCTGAAAATGACTG GTGGGTGAGCAAACACATTAAAAAGCCTATTCGCTCCACTGTCCTAAGTCTGGACTGGCACCCTAATAATGTCTTGCTGGCTGCAGGCTCCTGTGACTTCAAATGCAG aGTGTTTTCTGCTTACATTAAAGAAGTGGATGAAAAGCCAGCCAGCACACCATGGGGCTCAAAGATGCCCTTTGGGCAGTTGATGTCAGAGTTTGGCGGCACTGGAAGTGGTGGATGGGTGCATAGTGTCAGTTTTTCTGCCAGTGGTAACCGCCTAGCCTGGGTCAGCCATGATAGCACTGTGTCCGTTGCTGATGCTTCAAAAAATATGAT GGTTTCACAGCTGAAAACAGAGTTCCTCCCATTCCTGAGTGTGTCATTTGTCTCTGAGAACAGCGTGGTGGCAGCC GGCCATGATTGCTGTCCAATGCTCTTTAACTGTGATGATCGTGGCTCGCTGACCTTCGTTTCCAAACTAGACATTCCAAAGCAGAGCATCCAGCGCAATATTTCTGCCATGGAGCGCTTCCGCAACATGGACAAGAGAGCCACTACAGAGGATCGTAACACTACTTTGGAGACACTGCATCAAAACAGCATCAC CCAAGTGTCTATTTATGAGATAGACAAGCGAGATTGTCGCAAGTTCTGCACCACTGGCATTGATGGAGCAATGACCATCTGGGATTTCAAG